A genomic region of Notamacropus eugenii isolate mMacEug1 chromosome 3, mMacEug1.pri_v2, whole genome shotgun sequence contains the following coding sequences:
- the SELENOK gene encoding selenoprotein K isoform X5, producing MVYISNGQVLDSRNRSLWSLSFITDLFWGIADFVIMFFKSLLQQDVKRRGYISSSDSRHDDGRGPPGNPRRRMGRINHMKGPSPPPMAGGUGR from the exons GACAAGTTTTAGACAGCCGGAATCGGTCACTATGGAGTTTATCATTCATAACAGATCTCTTTTGGGGAATTGCTGACTTCGTGATTATGTT tTTCAAAAGCCTGCTTCAGCAGGATGTGAAAAGAAGAGGCTACATTAGCTCGTCCGATTCCCGGCACGATGATGGAAGAGG ACCTCCAGGAAATCCCCGTCGCAGAATGGGCCGGATAAATCACATGAAAGGCCCTAGCCCTCCTCCAATGGCCGGCGGCTGAGGAAGGTAA
- the SELENOK gene encoding selenoprotein K isoform X4, producing MVYISNGQVLDSRNRSLWSLSFITDLFWGIADFVIMFFKSLLQQDVKRRGYISSSDSRHDDGRGPPGNPRRRMGRINHMKGPSPPPMAGGUGR from the exons GACAAGTTTTAGACAGCCGGAATCGGTCACTATGGAGTTTATCATTCATAACAGATCTCTTTTGGGGAATTGCTGACTTCGTGATTATGTT tTTCAAAAGCCTGCTTCAGCAGGATGTGAAAAGAAGAGGCTACATTAGCTCGTCCGATTCCCGGCACGATGATGGAAGAGG ACCTCCAGGAAATCCCCGTCGCAGAATGGGCCGGATAAATCACATGAAAGGCCCTAGCCCTCCTCCAATGGCCGGCGGCTGAGGAAG gTAA
- the ACTR8 gene encoding actin-related protein 8 isoform X1, which produces MTQAEKGDPENGKEKGGEKEKEQRGVKRPIVPALVPESLQEQIQSNFIIVIHPGSTTLRMGRATDTLPVSVPHVIARRHKQPGQPVYKDSWLLREGLNKPESTEQRQNGLKMVDQAIWSKKMSNGARRIPVSPDQARSYNKQMRPAILDHCSGNKWTNTSHHPEYLVGEEALYVNPLDCYNVHWPIRRGQLNVHPGPGGSLTAILADLEAIWSHVIQKYLEIPLKDLKYYRCILLIPDIYNKQHVKEVVNMTLMKMGFSGIVVHQESVCATFGSGLGSACIVDVGDQKTSVCCVEDGVSHRNTRLCLAYGGSDVSRCFYWLMQRAGFPYRDCQLANKMDCLLLQHLKETFCHLDQDISGLQDHEFQIRHPDSPALLYQFRLGDEKLQAPMALFYPATFGIIGQKMTTLPQRSQGDPEDPHDEHYLLATQSKQEQSAKATADRKSMAKPGGFDGDLRAQSSDMPERLHAQEVELGPSQSDCLMAGNESEEAPTALMSRKTAVSQFEGKALGLDKAILHSIDCCASDDTKKKMYSSILVVGGGLMFHKAQEFLQHRILNKMPPSFRRVVENVEVITRPKDMDPRLIAWKGGAVLACLDTTQELWVYQREWQRFGVRMLRERAAFVW; this is translated from the exons ATGACCCAGGCGGAGAAGGGAGACCCGGAGAACGGGAAGGAAAAGGGCGGCGAGAAGGAGAAGGAGCAGCGCGGCGTGAAGCGGCCCATCGTGCCCGCGCTGGTGCCCGAGTCCCTGCAGGAG CAAATACAAAGCAACTTCATCATTGTGATCCACCCAGGCTCCACCACGCTGAGAATGGGGCGCGCCACAGACACCCTTCCGGTCAGCGTCCCGCACGTCATCGCCCGGAGGCACAAGCAGCCAGGCCAGCCCGTGTACAAGGACAGCTGGCTGCTCAGGGAGGGGCTCAAT AAGCCTGAAAGTACTGAACAGAGACAAAATGGCCTTAAAATGGTGGACCAGGCAATCTGGTCCAAAAAGATGTCAAACGGTGCAAGGAGGATCCCAGTGTCCCCAGACCAG GCTCGATCCTACAACAAGCAGATGCGGCCAGCAATTCTAGATCACTGCTCTGGAAATAAGTGGACAAACACATCTCATCACCCTGAGTATTTAGTAGGAgaagag GCTTTGTATGTTAATCCATTGGACTGTTACAATGTTCACTGGCCTATCCGCAGAGGTCAGTTAAATGTTCACCCTGGACCTGGGGGCTCCCTTACCGCCATCCTGGCAGATCTGGAAGCAATATGGTCACAtgtaatacaaaaatatttggaaatcccCCTGAAAGACCTAAAG TATTACAGGTGCATCTTGTTAATTCCTGACATTTACAACAAACAACATGTGAAGGAAGTGGTGAATATGACCCTCATGAAAATGGGTTTCTCAG GCATTGTGGTCCATCAGGAGTCTGTATGTGCCACTTTTGGGAGTGGCCTGGGCAGCGCATGCATTGTAGATGTTGGGGACCAGAAGACCAGCGTGTGCTGCGTGGAAGACGGAGTTTCCCACCGGAACACTCG GCTTTGTCTCGCCTATGGGGGATCTGACGTCTCTCGGTGTTTTTACTGGCTCATGCAGCGTGCTGGGTTCCCTTATAGAGACTGCCAGTTAGCAAACAAGATGGACTGCCTCCTCCTGCAGCACCTCAAGGAAACCTTTTGTCATCTGGACCAG GATATCTCTGGTCTCCAGGACCACGAGTTTCAGATTCGACACCCTGACTCTCCAGCTTTGCTTTACCAGTTTCGGCTTGGGGATGAGAAGCTGCAG GCTCCGATGGCTCTGTTTTATCCTGCAACTTTTGGCATCATTGGCCAGAAAATGACAACGCTGCCTCAGAGATCACAGGGTGATCCCGAGGACCCTCACGATGAGCATTACCTGTTAGCCACACAGAGCAAGCAGGAACAG TCTGCGAAAGCAACTGCTGACCGCAAGTCCATGGCCAAACCCGGTGGCTTCGATGGCGACCTGCGGGCTCAGTCTTCAGACATGCCAGAAAGGCTCCATGCACAGGAGGTAGAGCTGGGGCCGTCCCAAAGTGACTGCCTGATGGCGGGCAACGAGTCTGAGGAAGCACCCACCGCCCTCATGTCCAGGAAAACTGCTGTCTCCCAGTTTGAAGGGAAAGCCCTGGGCCTGGACAAGGCCATCCTGCACAGCATCGACTGCTGCG CCTCAGATGATACCAAAAAAAAGATGTACAGCTCCATCCTGGTGGTGGGTGGCGGCCTGATGTTCCACAAAGCCCAGGAGTTCCTACAGCACCGGATCCTTAACAAAATGCCCCCTTCCTTCAGAAGAGTTGTTGAAAACGTAGAGGTCATAACAAGGCCAAAG GACATGGATCCACGCCTGATTGCATGGAAGGGCGGAGCCGTGCTGGCCTGTCTGGACACCACACAGGAACTATGGGTCTACCAGCGAGAATGGCAGCGCTTTGGAGTCCGCATGCTGCGTGAGCGAGCTGCTTTTGTGTGGTGA
- the ACTR8 gene encoding actin-related protein 8 isoform X2, whose amino-acid sequence MGRATDTLPVSVPHVIARRHKQPGQPVYKDSWLLREGLNKPESTEQRQNGLKMVDQAIWSKKMSNGARRIPVSPDQARSYNKQMRPAILDHCSGNKWTNTSHHPEYLVGEEALYVNPLDCYNVHWPIRRGQLNVHPGPGGSLTAILADLEAIWSHVIQKYLEIPLKDLKYYRCILLIPDIYNKQHVKEVVNMTLMKMGFSGIVVHQESVCATFGSGLGSACIVDVGDQKTSVCCVEDGVSHRNTRLCLAYGGSDVSRCFYWLMQRAGFPYRDCQLANKMDCLLLQHLKETFCHLDQDISGLQDHEFQIRHPDSPALLYQFRLGDEKLQAPMALFYPATFGIIGQKMTTLPQRSQGDPEDPHDEHYLLATQSKQEQSAKATADRKSMAKPGGFDGDLRAQSSDMPERLHAQEVELGPSQSDCLMAGNESEEAPTALMSRKTAVSQFEGKALGLDKAILHSIDCCASDDTKKKMYSSILVVGGGLMFHKAQEFLQHRILNKMPPSFRRVVENVEVITRPKDMDPRLIAWKGGAVLACLDTTQELWVYQREWQRFGVRMLRERAAFVW is encoded by the exons ATGGGGCGCGCCACAGACACCCTTCCGGTCAGCGTCCCGCACGTCATCGCCCGGAGGCACAAGCAGCCAGGCCAGCCCGTGTACAAGGACAGCTGGCTGCTCAGGGAGGGGCTCAAT AAGCCTGAAAGTACTGAACAGAGACAAAATGGCCTTAAAATGGTGGACCAGGCAATCTGGTCCAAAAAGATGTCAAACGGTGCAAGGAGGATCCCAGTGTCCCCAGACCAG GCTCGATCCTACAACAAGCAGATGCGGCCAGCAATTCTAGATCACTGCTCTGGAAATAAGTGGACAAACACATCTCATCACCCTGAGTATTTAGTAGGAgaagag GCTTTGTATGTTAATCCATTGGACTGTTACAATGTTCACTGGCCTATCCGCAGAGGTCAGTTAAATGTTCACCCTGGACCTGGGGGCTCCCTTACCGCCATCCTGGCAGATCTGGAAGCAATATGGTCACAtgtaatacaaaaatatttggaaatcccCCTGAAAGACCTAAAG TATTACAGGTGCATCTTGTTAATTCCTGACATTTACAACAAACAACATGTGAAGGAAGTGGTGAATATGACCCTCATGAAAATGGGTTTCTCAG GCATTGTGGTCCATCAGGAGTCTGTATGTGCCACTTTTGGGAGTGGCCTGGGCAGCGCATGCATTGTAGATGTTGGGGACCAGAAGACCAGCGTGTGCTGCGTGGAAGACGGAGTTTCCCACCGGAACACTCG GCTTTGTCTCGCCTATGGGGGATCTGACGTCTCTCGGTGTTTTTACTGGCTCATGCAGCGTGCTGGGTTCCCTTATAGAGACTGCCAGTTAGCAAACAAGATGGACTGCCTCCTCCTGCAGCACCTCAAGGAAACCTTTTGTCATCTGGACCAG GATATCTCTGGTCTCCAGGACCACGAGTTTCAGATTCGACACCCTGACTCTCCAGCTTTGCTTTACCAGTTTCGGCTTGGGGATGAGAAGCTGCAG GCTCCGATGGCTCTGTTTTATCCTGCAACTTTTGGCATCATTGGCCAGAAAATGACAACGCTGCCTCAGAGATCACAGGGTGATCCCGAGGACCCTCACGATGAGCATTACCTGTTAGCCACACAGAGCAAGCAGGAACAG TCTGCGAAAGCAACTGCTGACCGCAAGTCCATGGCCAAACCCGGTGGCTTCGATGGCGACCTGCGGGCTCAGTCTTCAGACATGCCAGAAAGGCTCCATGCACAGGAGGTAGAGCTGGGGCCGTCCCAAAGTGACTGCCTGATGGCGGGCAACGAGTCTGAGGAAGCACCCACCGCCCTCATGTCCAGGAAAACTGCTGTCTCCCAGTTTGAAGGGAAAGCCCTGGGCCTGGACAAGGCCATCCTGCACAGCATCGACTGCTGCG CCTCAGATGATACCAAAAAAAAGATGTACAGCTCCATCCTGGTGGTGGGTGGCGGCCTGATGTTCCACAAAGCCCAGGAGTTCCTACAGCACCGGATCCTTAACAAAATGCCCCCTTCCTTCAGAAGAGTTGTTGAAAACGTAGAGGTCATAACAAGGCCAAAG GACATGGATCCACGCCTGATTGCATGGAAGGGCGGAGCCGTGCTGGCCTGTCTGGACACCACACAGGAACTATGGGTCTACCAGCGAGAATGGCAGCGCTTTGGAGTCCGCATGCTGCGTGAGCGAGCTGCTTTTGTGTGGTGA